One part of the Cyanobacteriota bacterium genome encodes these proteins:
- a CDS encoding type II toxin-antitoxin system VapC family toxin, translating into AREQDLSVYDATYLDLAMRLELPLATQDERLAQAAQRCGASVPAMRAVAENA; encoded by the coding sequence TAGCCCGAGAGCAAGACCTTTCTGTCTACGATGCCACCTATCTCGACCTGGCCATGCGTCTGGAACTGCCATTGGCAACCCAGGACGAGCGTTTGGCTCAAGCAGCGCAACGTTGTGGGGCATCCGTACCAGCCATGAGAGCAGTGGCGGAAAATGCTTAG